A stretch of Numenius arquata chromosome 11, bNumArq3.hap1.1, whole genome shotgun sequence DNA encodes these proteins:
- the TIPIN gene encoding TIMELESS-interacting protein, with the protein MIDPLENNLFDLPDYENTEDETFPPLPPPASPGRDDVEWAQANGEPDGNQQSQTKDSAAAPRKAVKRPMPKLDAQRLISERGLPALRHMFDNVKFKGKGHEAEDLKTLIRHMEHWAHRLFPKLQFEDFIDRVESLGNKKEVQTCLKRIRLDLPILHEDFVSNEDGAGESNGLDPATEDVRPCSDSAEELGSLSGTTLTEEQQQRIQRNRQLALERRLAKMQSNSQSQPNELSAHHSEEEFNTSFAQDPTDLTEDTQVTTTKAAVTEAEDGEIELECASEKP; encoded by the exons ATGATAGATCCTCTAGAGAACAACTTGTTTGATCTTCCTGATTACGAGAATACAGAAGATGAAACGTTCCCACCTCTTCCACCTCCTGCCTCGCCGGGAAGAGACGATGTTGAATGGGCTCAAGCTAATGGAG AACCAGATGGAAACCAGCAGTCACAAACAAAGGATTCTGCTGCAGCTCCACGGAAAGCAGTTAAAAGACCAATGCCTAAACTAGATGCCCAGAG GTTAATTTCAGAAAGAGGACTTCCAGCCCTGAGACACATGTTTGACAATGTAAAGTTCAAGGGTAAGGGGCATGAG GCAGAGGACCTGAAGACACTCATACGACATATGGAACACTGGGCTCATAGATTATTTCCAAAATTGCAATTTGAGGATTTTATTGACAGAGTAGAGTCtttgggaaacaaaaaggaagttcAG ACCTGCCTAAAGCGGATTAGACTTGATCTTCCTATTTTACATGAAGACTTTGTGAGTAATGAAG ATGGTGCAGGAGAAAGCAATGGACTGGATCCAGCCACTGAGGATGTACGTCCCTGCTCTGACAGTGCAGAAGAACTCGGCTCTCTGTCTGGTACGACTCTCACGGAGGAGCAACAGCAGCGAATCCAGAGGAACAGGCAGCTGGCCCTGGAACGCAGGCTAGCGAAGATGCAGAGTAACAGCCAGTCTCAACCCAACG agctcTCTGCTCATCACTCCGAAGAGGAGTTTAATACCTCATTTGCTCAGGATCCTACAGACCTTACTGAAGACACTCAAGTTACCACAACCAAGGCTGCTGTTACAGAAGCTGAAGATGGAGAGATAGAACTGGAATGTGCCAGTGAAAAGCCGTAA